The genomic region ACTTATTTAAAAATCtcgattttttaataaatattttaattatgttcttTCTTTAGTTCTATTTACTAAAACAGTCATGTTAACACATTTCCAAATTCAAGCTTTCTGCAATACAACACATAAATttgttattcaaatatatatgttatttttacTCATAACTTTTCCATATTATGTTGTTGGGATTCAAAGTTGTTTACATTGTGCATGCATACACAAATCGTAAAAGAAGTCTATTTTCGATAGTACGCGATGTGAGTGTAAATAAAATCTGTGTTCATAGATGTTCTAgtactttatttatttacatttgttgtgAAACCAATCTAAAACAAGACTCGACTAGAAAACGACAATCCGTGTACGCATTATAGAAAACATATCGACAATCCATGTACGCATTATAGACGACAATCCATGTACGCATTATGGACGACAATCCATGTACGCATTATAGAAAACGACAATCCATGTACGCATTATAGAAAACGACAATCCATGTACGCATTACAGAAAACGACAATTCATGTACGCAGTATAGAAAACGAcaatccatgtatgcattatagaTAACGACAATCCATATACGCATTATAGAAAACGACAATCCATGTACGCATTATAGAAAACGACAATCCATGTACGCATTATAGAAAACAAAGAATGTATGCAATTCAGATACTACGGCTTCTTGAACGAGTTTGAAACCCACCAAGATTTCAAGATGGCGTCGCAGAAAGAAGACCGGAAGCACCAGTCACTTCCGGTAGTATCGGGAAACTCAAAACTAAGGAATCTCAGGGGCCGAGTCTGGAACGTGATCGATAACAGAACGCCAACGTTGGCGTCAAAGGTGACATTATTTGCTTGCTATGTCAACATCAATGACGTTCATAAGAAAACATCCAAGGTTATCAAAAAATTATCCCTGTAAGGAAAGCAATCTATACCAGACTTCATAACGCTCTTTATTGTGTGAGGTTTGACGCTCCTGAACCCGGTGTAAACCTCAGATCCTATGCCTGTCGTTGGTAACTGTTCCCTTCTTCTTAATTTGTGACTATTAGTCATATGCCATTAATAAAATACCAAGTTTTATTGATGGTAACATTCCAGTCCTGCTCGTGCAACGGGAAACGTactttgttgatattttttaaattgacagCATTAACATACCAGTATGTAAAGTTAAACGTTTAGTATGTCAATATAAGGGCCGTTTCCGCCTTTAACAATAAAGACCTATTGGTTTAAAAGGAAACGTTCTATAATGATAACCCAGTTATAAAACTTTTTCAGGTCTATTTGGCGATAGTGTTTCTGATGATTCTGCTCACGATTGCTGTAACAGCCCTCAGCACAGAGCCTCGATTTCAAAGGAAAGTGACAAAATGTGAGCTCCTGGAATACCTAGACGCTACCGAAAACGAGTATGCAGCAAAAACTCATGAGCATTTCGGTGATATGGATTGTAATAGCGGATCAGTTATCGATTATCAGGACGATGATTTTGTCGAGTATGATTTTTACTATGAAGAGATGGAAAATGGAACCGACTTAGATGATGAATGGGTGAATGGAACCAAAACATCACAAGGAAAGATATCACTCCCAAACCTAAAAAGAAAGATTGCTGTATGTGTTattctagaatatttatttacgACATTCTTCACACTGGATCTGGTTATGCGCCTTTTGACGTGCCCAAATATTAGACATTTTTGTACGAGCTTTATGGCCTGGATCGACATAATCTCTCTTGCTGGATTCTACATTCACCTGGCGGTCACTGGCGCGTTCAAAGAGCTAATCTACAATGATGGATGGATCAAAGCGGTCAACTACTTGCAAGTATTCAGAATTCTTCGCTTGTTACGCGTCGTAAGAAACGTCCGCGCTTGTCGCGTGCTTAAATTCTCCTTGCGCCAGAACTTAAGAGACTTGACCTTACTCGCCATGTTTCTACTTATAGCCGTGAGCGTCAGCTCGAGTTTGATTTACTTCATAGCACCTCGAGAGAGAATTGCCGCGATTTCCGATGGAGCTTATTGGGCCGTGATCACGCTGACCACTGTGGGATAC from Dreissena polymorpha isolate Duluth1 chromosome 5, UMN_Dpol_1.0, whole genome shotgun sequence harbors:
- the LOC127881425 gene encoding potassium voltage-gated channel protein Shab-like; this translates as MRCKINVSGTLFEFDRNVLKNFPHHTLVDLFPPEEFVGNREEVFVGRSAETFAAILGYYQTGELHMPTTVCPHAFRRELEFWKVPAEDMQTCCSFRYYGFLNEFETHQDFKMASQKEDRKHQSLPVVSGNSKLRNLRGRVWNVIDNRTPTLASKVYLAIVFLMILLTIAVTALSTEPRFQRKVTKCELLEYLDATENEYAAKTHEHFGDMDSVSVSSSLIYFIAPRERIAAISDGAYWAVITLTTVGYGDITPVTGPGRVLASI